The nucleotide window GAACGTCCTCTGAATCCGCTGGCCGATCGCGACCTCGCCCTCGAGGCGGCGCTTTTCCAGCACCTCCTCGTGGAGCCGGGTGCGCTCGATCGCCACCGCAGCCTGGGCGGCGAAGGCCATCAGCAGCTCCATGTCCTCATCCTCGTACGCCTCGGGCTCGTCCGATTCCAAGTTGAAGGCGCCGATCACCTCGGTTCCGATCCGGATCGGGGCCACCATCTCGCTCCGCGTCTGGTCGCGCGCGTTCACGTATCGCGGATCGGTCGTCACGTCCGAGACGATCACGCCCTGCCCGGTCTTCACGCTCCACCCGATCAGCCCCTTCCCGACCTTGAGCCGGACCGCATCGTCGCGCTCCGAGTCGTATCCCCGGATGGTCTGGCGCGTGATCCACTGCGTCTGCTTGTCGACGATGTAGATTCCGGCGGCGTCGTAGCGGACGACCTGGAAGACGAGATCGAGGATCTGCTCGAGGAGGCGGCTCATCTCCAGGCTGGCCGAGATCTTCGTGCCCAGCTCGAGGAGGAGCTGGTTCTGCACCCTCTCCCGCGTCGCCTCGGCGTAGACGCGCGCATTCCCCAGGGCGATCGCCAGCTGGATCGCCAGCTCGCCGAGGAACGCGACTTCTTCCTCGGGCGGCGGCACGCGGTCCAGCTTCTGGAGCACCGCGACGCCGAGCGGCTCCCCGCCGCGGCGGAGCGGTAGCGTCAGGATGCCCTGAAGGAGGGAGAGCGGACGACCGCCCCACTCGTCGGGGACGTAGAGCGCCTCGCTCAGCTCGGGGCGGTAGACCGGGGCCTCTTCCTGAAGCGCACGACCAGCAAACCCCTCGCCCACGTGGAGCCGAGGGCGGCGACCGACGACCGGCGTATTGGCCAGCGTCCACGGGAAGAGGAACTTGCCGCGGGAATCGAGAACCCAGAGGGAAAACTCCGAGAACGAGCCGGCGCCGATGAGGAGATCCCGCGCGCGGCGCGCGAGGGCATCCCGCTTCAACAGCGCAAGCTCGCGGGAGGCGCGCACGAGGAAGCGCAGCCGCGCCTCTTCGGTGCGGACGCCTTCGCGCAGCGTCGTTTCCCCGGTCATTGCTTCCGCCGCCGTCTCCTTGGAGGACGCGCGCCGGAGCCCTGCAGCTCCTTCCAGTAGGAGCGAAGCTCGGTCGGTCCCAGATGGTCCGCACGCCAGAGCGCGCGGAAGACCCGCTCGCCCATCGACGAGTAGGCGGGAGCCGTCCCGAGGGTCCGCTCGTAGACCCGGCGCCGCTCGGCCCGCGACATCGCCGGGAGCCCCCTGCGATGAAGTCTTCCGTCGATCCAGACGTTCCAGAGCTCGTTCAGCGCCTCGCGGTCGGCCTCCGGGTGATTCGAGAGATCGACGCCCGACTCGTGGTCGTCCTTGAGATGGCAGAGCTCGTGCAGGCACGCCTCCGCGAAGCTCCGCGGCGAGAATTGCTTTGAAGGAATGGGCGGAACTCCGGGGCGTCGGGACCAGGTCCGGGTCCAGGACCGGCGCCGCTCCCGCGTGACGAAATTCCCGAGCGCGAACCAGAGACGGGCGGCGCGGTGATCGTGCGTGTTCCACTCGATGTACGCGTGATCGTCCCGGTTCGACATGTCGACGGAGACATGGAGGTCGCGCACGATGCCCTTGAGCCCGAGCTCCCGGACGCATTCCCTCAGGGTTTCCTCCGCCGGCGAGCGGAGCGCGAAATCGGGCGGATTCCAGCGGACGTGAAGTCCTTGGTCCGCGGCCGTTCTGTCCATCGCGCGCTTTGTCGGCATCAGTGGGTCACCGCCCTGATGATGAAGTAGTTCAGGACCGCGATGCCGAGAAGGATCGCGATCGGTGTGAGTCCGAACAGGCTGCCCTTCTCCTTTGGCTTCGCCGCAGCCTCGCCGGTTTTGGGTTCTCCGGCGGCTTTCGATCCGGGCGGCGGTAGGAACTGGAGCGTATCGGGAAGAACCGATGACCCCTTCGGCTTGAACGTCGTGCCTGCGCCGGACGAATCGGCCGGCACGATCGAGGTCGAGTCCGACGGGATCGTCGACACCGAGTCCGATCGCGCGGCCGTCGACCCTGGCCTTGCAGTGGTCGAGTCGGTCCGTGCGGCC belongs to Candidatus Eisenbacteria bacterium and includes:
- a CDS encoding GAF domain-containing protein → MRPGARAQGHRARPPCLRRHVEPGRSRVHRVEHARSPRRPSLVRAREFRHAGAAPVLDPDLVPTPRSSAHSFKAILAAELRGGVPARALPSQGRPRVGRRSLESPGGRPRGAERALERLDRRKTSSQGAPGDVAGRAAPGLRADPRDGSRLLVDGRAGLPRALACGPSGTDRASLLLEGAAGLRRASSKETAAEAMTGETTLREGVRTEEARLRFLVRASRELALLKRDALARRARDLLIGAGSFSEFSLWVLDSRGKFLFPWTLANTPVVGRRPRLHVGEGFAGRALQEEAPVYRPELSEALYVPDEWGGRPLSLLQGILTLPLRRGGEPLGVAVLQKLDRVPPPEEEVAFLGELAIQLAIALGNARVYAEATRERVQNQLLLELGTKISASLEMSRLLEQILDLVFQVVRYDAAGIYIVDKQTQWITRQTIRGYDSERDDAVRLKVGKGLIGWSVKTGQGVIVSDVTTDPRYVNARDQTRSEMVAPIRIGTEVIGAFNLESDEPEAYEDEDMELLMAFAAQAAVAIERTRLHEEVLEKRRLEGEVAIGQRIQRTFLPERNPEIPHFDIAGANYSSELVGGDYYDYIRIADQHLGIVIGDVSGKGIAAALIMASFRASLIAEIRNNYAIKTVFAKVNKLLWESVEPDRFVTAIYGVLDIANRRYTYVNAGHNPAFLYRAGADRFEILDSTGPLLGTFEAASYKERQVEIPAGDLLVLYTDGVTEAMNSEGDFFGEDRLREVIRARKGESAATVVRGIWETVRAFRDREQDDDLTIVAIKGLPA